Proteins found in one Plasmodium malariae genome assembly, chromosome: 13 genomic segment:
- the PmUG01_13034400 gene encoding conserved Plasmodium protein, unknown function: protein MMKSKYEKQNSYTTNERLKDEEKNTITQGHNSNKLTKSTEEEKNKKVLYSLSVEKSTILSEENSVGVNSDQSENDTGGETKEHMEVHTKGKWKKHQPEQQSEQQPEQQPEQQPEQQSEQQSEQQPEQQSEQQSEQQSEQQSEQQSEQQSEQQSEQQSEQQSEQRKEQPEQRKDDVFVKRIINVEITKEIKEFIDMFVKNREDILSWCSKNNALYSNKINEKTSNIIFNESKNIDRFLNEKSINIDILSVLMYFYNLYCTHNNKEKINAHNIMNSSCITYRGIYENIDRNSKSFKDLLNEEKAYKRLMGNTNNINDFFSNYKKTYPYGLNLIIGIFLTFLSGYYGSLILGFTKFTTRLICGIIFSYITLILEVIIFIIINEKVENKSRSQKSMNSNYGLYEKVMYFKKETYDQGKIEEMKETNKQSTLKQRKKAET from the exons ATGATGAAGAGTAAATATGAGAAGCAAAATTCTTATACTACTAATGAACGTCTAaaagatgaagaaaaaaatacgaTAACACAAGGACATAACTCTAACAAACTTACTAAGTCAACAGaggaagagaaaaataaaaaagtgcTATACTCATTAAGTGTTGAAAAAAGTACTATATTAAGTGAGGAAAACTCAGTGGGGGTAAATAGCGACCAGAGTGAAAATGATACAGGGGGGGAAACAAAGGAACACATGGAGGTGCACACAAAAGGGAAATGGAAGAAACATCAGCCGGAACAGCAGTCGGAACAACAGCCGGAACAACAGCCGGAACAACAGCCGGAACAACAGTCGGAACAGCAGTCGGAACAACAGCCGGAACAACAGTCGGAACAACAGTCGGAACAACAGTCGGAACAACAGTCGGAACAACAGTCGGAACAACAGTCGGAACAACAGTCGGAACAACAGTCGGAACAGCAGTCGGAACAACGCAAGGAGCAACCGGAGCAGCGAAAAGATGACGTCTTCGtcaaaagaataataaatgtcgaaataacaaaagaaataaaagagtTCATTGATatgtttgtaaaaaatagagAAGATATTTTGAGCTGGtgttcaaaaaataatgctcTTTATTCCAAcaaaataaacgaaaaaacGTCAAACATTATCTTTAAtgaatcaaaaaatatagacaGATTTTTGAATGAGAAAAGTATCAATATCGATATCTTAAGTGTActcatgtatttttataacttatATTGTACCCAcaataataaggaaaaaattaatgctcataatattatgaacagttcatGCATAactt acaggggcatatatgaaaatatcgACAGAAATAGCAAATCTTTTAAGGATTTGCTAAACGAAGAAAAAGCATATAAAAGATTGATGGGCAATACAAACAACATAAATGATTTTTTCTcgaattacaaaaaaacatATCC ctatggcttaaatttaataataggTATTTTCCTAACGTTTCTGAGCGGGTATTATGGAAGCCTCATATTAGGTTTTACCAAATTTACTAcg CGGTTGATATGTGGCATAATCTTTTCTTATATTACCTTAATACTTGAAgtcatcatttttataataataaacgaGAAGgttgaaaataaaagcaGAAGCCAAAAAAGTATGAACAGCAATTATGGATTATATGAAAAGgttatgtattttaaaaaagagacATATGATCAAGGAAAGATAGAGGAAATGAaggaaacaaataaacagtCAACACTCAAACAGAGGAAGAAAGCAGAAACGTAA